The genomic window GGGGATTGTGTATTCAGGCGTATTGAAAGGCTTGCCCACAATGAGGGGCAACGGCAATTGGTTGAAACCATTGCCGATAAGATCGCGCACTGTCGTTGCGCCTGTCACTGGCAGATAGAGATAAGCCCCCGGTTCAGCGCCATAAAATGCAAGAGTGTTGGCAAAGCCATTGCGGCGATGTGGCAGGCCGATGTTCTTCTTGCCAGCAATATCAATCAACCCGCCAAGGCCGATCGAGGAATTGATCGCAAAACGGCCCAGCGTCTCAAACGCCTTGCCAATCTTGCCTTGAAGCAGAAAGTTGATGAAGTTCGTGGGCTCACCCAGATTCTTCACAACATTGCCAAGCCCGTCGCGCAAAGGATCGGGCAGGCCGTCGCGATAAGCGTAGGCAACAGGTTCAAGGAATACGTTATCAAGATCCTGAGTGATGCGGTAGCTGGTCGCGTTGAATTCAGCCGCCGGATCGCGTTCCGAGGGGCCGATTTCACCCTCGACGATGATCACGTCCGGATTTTCCTGCGTCGGGTCGTCGCCAATCCCTTCGTCAGCGCCTTCTTCCGGCGGCCCTTCGCCCTGTTCTTGCGATGCAAGTGACCAGCTGAGCGCCAGCACGGTTTGCGGCGGCTGCTCATAGGGAATTTGTTGCGCGGTCAGACCCGCAATCTCAACCGGGGTGAGCGCTGCTGCTTCCAATGCCGCATTAACCGGCGCCTGCCCCATCAAAAGCGGGCTGGCCAACATCATCATCGAGGCGCTAGGCAATAGGGGTACTCCTGTTTAGGCGGCACGTATCTTGGGCACACTATGTACCACAATTGCGGGGTATACCCCTGTGTACCATGAACTTGCTATGACTTAAGAACACAAAGCAAATCAAAAAG from Erythrobacter sp. SCSIO 43205 includes these protein-coding regions:
- a CDS encoding VacJ family lipoprotein, with the protein product MMMLASPLLMGQAPVNAALEAAALTPVEIAGLTAQQIPYEQPPQTVLALSWSLASQEQGEGPPEEGADEGIGDDPTQENPDVIIVEGEIGPSERDPAAEFNATSYRITQDLDNVFLEPVAYAYRDGLPDPLRDGLGNVVKNLGEPTNFINFLLQGKIGKAFETLGRFAINSSIGLGGLIDIAGKKNIGLPHRRNGFANTLAFYGAEPGAYLYLPVTGATTVRDLIGNGFNQLPLPLIVGKPFNTPEYTIPFFVISSLDERLEVDEELQRIDATIDPYVARRESYLWTRERDIALLKGEPVPPKPNIVREVLDGEIDYGDEELDEAGTDELGTDEAVDEMPGEPKVKPSDAPAIMGASQVNPGAVAITRPR